In Geobacter anodireducens, a genomic segment contains:
- a CDS encoding histidine--tRNA ligase produces MITGIKGFNDILPGDVERWQHIEATARRVFSLYGFSEIRIPILEKTELFRRSIGDTTDIVEKEMYSFVDKGENAVTMRPEGTASVMRSYIEHKLYAQDPVAKLYYMGPMFRYERPQKGRYRQFHQIGAEVTGVTDPKVDAQVLTMLCHYFAELGLTEPTLQINSLGCPECRPAYRQALIDFLRERLDSLCDDCKRRYQTNPLRALDCKSAHCKEATATAPAMLDSLCAGCDDHFAVTRRHLERAGTAYSINNRMVRGLDYYTRTTFELVTGLLGAQSAVAAGGRYDGLISDLGGPAIPGIGFAMGVERIALLLGDQHFTRRPDLFIAALGEEAQNEAFRLMCGLQRSGVAVEMDYEGKSLKSQMRRSDKFNARFTLIIGGDELAKGAAVLKAMDTGVQAEVPLTPEEIAARITITA; encoded by the coding sequence ATGATCACTGGTATCAAGGGATTCAACGACATTCTTCCCGGGGACGTGGAGCGGTGGCAGCACATCGAAGCCACGGCGCGCCGGGTTTTCAGTCTCTACGGCTTTTCGGAGATCCGTATCCCGATTCTTGAAAAAACCGAACTGTTCCGACGGTCCATCGGCGACACCACCGATATCGTGGAAAAAGAGATGTACTCCTTTGTGGACAAGGGAGAGAACGCCGTAACCATGCGTCCTGAAGGGACCGCAAGCGTAATGAGGTCATACATCGAGCACAAGCTCTATGCCCAGGATCCGGTGGCAAAGCTCTACTACATGGGCCCCATGTTCCGCTACGAGCGGCCCCAGAAAGGGCGCTACCGCCAGTTCCACCAGATCGGCGCCGAGGTGACCGGAGTTACCGACCCCAAGGTCGATGCCCAGGTACTCACCATGCTCTGCCACTATTTCGCAGAGCTGGGACTGACGGAACCGACACTCCAGATCAACTCTCTCGGGTGCCCCGAATGCCGCCCCGCCTACCGCCAGGCCCTGATCGACTTTCTCCGGGAACGGCTCGACAGCCTCTGCGACGACTGCAAGCGCCGCTATCAAACCAATCCCCTGCGGGCGCTGGACTGCAAGTCGGCCCACTGCAAGGAGGCGACCGCGACCGCCCCGGCCATGCTCGACAGCCTCTGTGCAGGCTGCGACGATCACTTCGCCGTCACCCGGCGCCATCTGGAGCGGGCGGGCACCGCCTACAGCATCAACAACCGGATGGTCCGGGGGCTTGATTACTATACCCGCACTACCTTCGAATTGGTGACCGGCCTGCTCGGCGCCCAGAGCGCCGTTGCCGCAGGCGGCCGGTACGACGGCCTTATCTCCGACCTCGGCGGACCCGCCATTCCCGGTATCGGATTTGCCATGGGGGTGGAACGGATTGCCCTCCTGCTGGGGGACCAGCACTTCACCCGTCGCCCGGATCTCTTCATAGCCGCCCTTGGCGAGGAGGCCCAGAATGAGGCGTTTCGGCTCATGTGCGGCCTTCAGCGCAGCGGGGTGGCCGTGGAAATGGACTACGAAGGCAAGAGCCTCAAGAGTCAGATGCGCCGTTCGGACAAGTTCAATGCGCGTTTTACCCTGATCATCGGCGGCGACGAGCTGGCAAAAGGGGCGGCCGTGCTCAAGGCAATGGACACCGGTGTCCAGGCGGAAGTCCCGTTGACGCCGGAAGAGATTGCCGCACGCATAACAATTACGGCGTAA
- a CDS encoding hybrid sensor histidine kinase/response regulator, with the protein MELPPLRVVIVDDSSLDAELILRELNRGFATDFVRVDTPGGMSAVLEAEPWDLIVSDYFMPQFSGLDAIALLKKLNKDIPIIIVSGKLGEDAAVETMRAGASDYILKDNLARLVPAIRREMNELSVRRQKKRAEEELRKLYHAVEQSPVSIVITDREGTIEYVNPKFSKLTGYESHEAIGQNPRILKSGETPAEEYQRLWEAITAGHEWHGEFLNKKKNSQLFWERASISAIKDETGTITHFVGVKEDITEQRRIKEAERRSWKLSEAMASASLCFLETENISKMAQILVDRCVEITNASFGFLYELVFGGDARILAVSSRTAMAAGGLCAQVKGHIEREGFFLVAPGDGLMFEPVRAGATVLTNNPATLDHLICRDSGNFGRINSFLGTPLKVGSRVVGMIGLTDRPDGFTEMERREIEAFAQTAALALHSARAEIEHKKAMDQLRQAQKMEAIGQLAGGIAHDFNNLLTVINGYSTLLIHEMPNDSPFRGEVEHILQAGERAADLTHQLLAFSRRQILEPKHIDINHLVKNVEKMLKRLIRENILLTARLAEQLGTVKADPGQVEQIIMNLVVNARDAMEEGGILTIETANEELDGTFAMNNPGAVPGCYVMLAVTDTGVGMSEEVRRKVFEPFFTTKAQGKGTGLGLATVYGIVKQSDGYIQVLSQPGKGSSFRVFLPRVQGKNEGDDLLDDAPETLGSETVLVVEDEEGVLNLVVHTLSARGYRVFSTASPAEAMEIFSRDRERICLLVTDVIMPGMSGPLLADNLREQREDLKILFMSGYTDDTAIPSEASDEHTSFIMKPFTPDALAGKVRELLGTVS; encoded by the coding sequence ATGGAGTTGCCACCCCTGCGCGTGGTGATTGTTGATGACTCTTCCCTTGACGCCGAACTGATCCTCAGGGAACTTAATCGCGGTTTTGCGACTGATTTCGTGCGCGTGGACACCCCCGGCGGCATGAGCGCCGTCCTTGAGGCCGAGCCATGGGACCTGATAGTCTCAGATTATTTCATGCCCCAGTTCAGTGGACTCGATGCCATCGCCCTGCTGAAGAAGCTCAACAAGGACATCCCGATCATCATCGTCTCCGGCAAACTGGGTGAAGATGCTGCGGTTGAGACCATGCGCGCCGGGGCAAGCGACTACATACTGAAGGATAATCTTGCCCGCCTGGTGCCGGCCATCCGCCGGGAAATGAATGAATTATCGGTCCGTCGGCAGAAAAAGAGGGCAGAAGAAGAACTCCGCAAACTTTACCACGCCGTTGAGCAGAGCCCTGTTTCGATTGTCATTACCGACCGGGAAGGCACCATCGAATATGTTAACCCGAAATTCAGCAAACTGACCGGATACGAATCCCATGAGGCCATTGGCCAGAATCCCCGCATCCTTAAATCGGGAGAAACTCCGGCCGAGGAATATCAACGCCTCTGGGAGGCCATCACAGCGGGGCATGAATGGCATGGCGAATTCCTCAATAAAAAGAAAAACAGCCAGCTTTTCTGGGAACGGGCATCCATTTCCGCCATAAAAGACGAAACCGGAACGATAACCCATTTCGTCGGGGTCAAGGAAGACATCACTGAACAGCGCAGGATAAAAGAAGCGGAGCGCCGCAGTTGGAAGCTCTCCGAGGCCATGGCATCTGCGAGCCTTTGCTTTCTGGAAACCGAGAACATCAGCAAGATGGCCCAGATACTGGTTGACCGCTGCGTCGAAATCACGAATGCGTCCTTCGGCTTTTTGTATGAACTGGTATTCGGTGGCGATGCGCGGATCCTCGCCGTGTCGTCCAGGACGGCCATGGCTGCCGGAGGCCTCTGCGCCCAGGTAAAGGGACATATCGAGCGGGAAGGTTTTTTTCTCGTCGCCCCCGGCGACGGCCTCATGTTTGAGCCGGTCAGGGCCGGCGCGACCGTTCTCACCAACAATCCCGCGACCCTGGATCACCTCATTTGCCGCGACAGCGGAAACTTCGGCCGGATCAATTCGTTTCTCGGCACCCCGCTCAAGGTGGGCAGCCGGGTCGTCGGCATGATCGGGCTCACTGACCGGCCGGATGGCTTTACTGAAATGGAGCGCCGGGAAATCGAGGCATTTGCTCAGACTGCAGCGCTTGCACTGCACAGCGCCAGGGCCGAGATCGAGCACAAAAAGGCCATGGACCAGCTTCGCCAGGCTCAAAAAATGGAGGCCATCGGCCAGCTCGCCGGGGGCATTGCCCATGACTTCAACAACCTGCTGACCGTCATCAACGGCTACAGTACCCTGCTGATCCATGAAATGCCCAACGACTCGCCGTTCAGGGGAGAGGTCGAGCATATCCTGCAGGCCGGCGAACGGGCGGCGGACCTCACGCATCAGCTCCTTGCCTTCAGTCGGCGCCAAATCCTGGAGCCCAAGCACATCGACATCAACCACCTCGTGAAAAATGTCGAAAAGATGCTGAAGCGGCTCATACGAGAGAATATCCTCCTCACGGCCCGCCTCGCCGAACAGCTTGGCACCGTAAAGGCGGACCCGGGCCAGGTAGAACAGATCATCATGAACCTCGTGGTCAATGCCCGCGACGCCATGGAGGAGGGTGGCATCCTCACCATAGAAACAGCGAACGAGGAACTGGACGGCACGTTCGCCATGAACAACCCCGGGGCGGTACCGGGGTGCTACGTCATGCTTGCCGTAACAGATACCGGCGTCGGCATGTCGGAGGAAGTGCGCCGCAAGGTTTTCGAGCCGTTCTTCACCACCAAGGCGCAGGGCAAGGGAACCGGCTTGGGCCTCGCCACGGTCTACGGCATCGTTAAGCAAAGCGACGGATACATCCAGGTGTTGAGTCAGCCGGGCAAAGGATCGTCGTTCCGGGTTTTCCTGCCTCGCGTCCAAGGCAAAAACGAGGGGGACGACCTGCTGGACGATGCGCCTGAGACATTGGGGTCGGAAACCGTGCTTGTGGTCGAAGATGAGGAGGGGGTCCTCAATCTCGTGGTACACACCCTCTCTGCCCGTGGCTACCGGGTGTTCAGTACGGCGTCCCCCGCCGAAGCCATGGAGATATTCAGCCGCGACCGGGAACGGATCTGTCTCCTTGTGACCGACGTGATCATGCCGGGAATGAGCGGCCCCCTCCTGGCAGACAATCTCAGGGAACAGCGAGAAGACCTCAAAATATTGTTCATGTCGGGGTATACTGATGACACCGCAATCCCGAGCGAGGCATCGGATGAACACACATCCTTCATTATGAAGCCGTTCACCCCGGATGCGCTGGCCGGCAAGGTCCGCGAACTGCTCGGCACGGTATCGTGA
- a CDS encoding diguanylate cyclase response regulator, translating into MERILVVEDDRFFRQMYVDLLKEEGYEVDTVASGTEGLKRLERHEYHLVITDLVMPGMSGIEVLSRVKQKAPNVDVILVTGHANLESAVYALKNGARDYILKPFNHDEFKHTVALCFEQRRLINENYELKELLNLFQVGQNIANCIDLERLSAVVVDAFCKEVGVSRAIGLFPEKSEPHALKELRGLDPEVASTLAEKALALYSDATETAGGFRRLDGSYFTDSTLRAAGINGALVVSICQRTLLQGVLLLVNDQGKPFPAVFKHKSIQFLLEQASLAFDNALRYSSARDMLYVDELTGLFNYRYLDISLDRELKRADRFGSVVSMIFIDMDHFKGVNDTHGHLFGSQVLHEVGQLLKKSVREVDVIIRYGGDEFTIILVETGEKGAATVAERIRRSIEDHHFLASEGLDVRLTASLGYACYPIDTQSKMELLELADKAMYRGKEEGKNRVFRATAIR; encoded by the coding sequence ATGGAACGGATTCTCGTTGTCGAAGATGACCGTTTTTTTCGTCAGATGTACGTCGATCTCCTGAAAGAGGAGGGATACGAGGTCGATACCGTGGCATCGGGCACCGAGGGGTTGAAGCGGCTTGAAAGGCATGAATATCACCTCGTTATCACCGATCTGGTCATGCCGGGGATGAGCGGTATCGAGGTGTTGTCCCGCGTCAAGCAGAAAGCCCCGAACGTTGATGTCATCCTCGTTACCGGTCATGCCAATCTTGAATCGGCCGTCTACGCCCTCAAGAACGGCGCCCGCGATTATATCCTCAAGCCGTTCAATCATGATGAGTTCAAGCATACCGTGGCCCTCTGCTTCGAGCAGCGGCGGCTCATCAACGAGAACTACGAGCTAAAGGAACTGCTGAATCTTTTTCAGGTCGGTCAGAACATAGCAAACTGCATTGATCTGGAGCGGCTCTCTGCCGTGGTGGTCGATGCATTCTGCAAGGAGGTCGGGGTTTCGCGGGCCATCGGCCTGTTTCCCGAAAAGAGTGAACCCCACGCCCTCAAGGAGCTGAGGGGCCTTGACCCTGAAGTTGCATCGACCCTTGCCGAAAAAGCCCTTGCCCTTTACAGTGACGCGACAGAGACGGCAGGAGGCTTCCGTCGGCTCGATGGCTCTTATTTTACCGACAGTACCCTGCGCGCGGCGGGAATCAATGGCGCCCTTGTGGTTAGTATTTGCCAGCGGACACTTCTGCAGGGGGTGCTTCTGCTGGTCAACGACCAGGGCAAGCCGTTTCCTGCCGTGTTCAAGCATAAAAGCATCCAGTTTTTGCTGGAGCAGGCATCTCTTGCCTTTGACAATGCCCTGCGTTACTCCAGCGCCCGCGACATGCTCTATGTCGACGAACTCACGGGGCTCTTCAACTACCGTTATCTCGATATCTCGCTGGACCGTGAACTCAAGCGGGCGGACCGGTTCGGCTCGGTTGTTTCCATGATCTTCATCGACATGGATCACTTCAAGGGGGTCAACGATACCCACGGCCACCTCTTCGGGAGCCAGGTCCTCCATGAAGTGGGGCAATTGCTCAAAAAGTCGGTCCGGGAGGTCGATGTCATCATCCGCTACGGCGGCGACGAGTTCACCATAATTCTGGTGGAAACCGGTGAAAAGGGCGCTGCAACCGTGGCCGAAAGGATACGCCGTTCCATTGAGGACCACCACTTCCTGGCCTCTGAAGGGCTCGATGTACGGCTCACCGCAAGCCTCGGCTATGCCTGCTATCCCATCGATACCCAGTCCAAAATGGAGCTTCTCGAACTGGCGGACAAGGCCATGTACCGGGGCAAGGAAGAGGGCAAAAACCGTGTATTCCGGGCAACGGCAATCCGTTGA
- a CDS encoding two-component system response regulator: protein MKATILTVDDEEMIRDLLVTALSREDYNCFQAGSAEEAREVLLNNRVELALLDIMMPGTSGVDLLKEIKKISADTVVLMVTAISDMETAMRCIHLGADDYILKPFDIERVLLTIKNSLEKQRLLIENREYQANLEKKVLEQTGQIRSAMEELNLTYDHTLTTLVRALDAREKETGSHSERVMNYTTLLAETIGIRAAEVAIMARGALLHDIGKIGVSDNILLKPTKLDEAEWRHMKQHPQMGYDILSGIKFLKAPAEVVYAHHERYDGTGYPKGLRGSEIPLGARIFSLVDTLDAMTSDRPYRKALPFAAVLAEVERCIGSQFDPSIAATFLSIPKEEWEKAGKRQFLD, encoded by the coding sequence ATGAAAGCCACAATCCTGACGGTCGACGATGAGGAGATGATCAGGGATCTGCTGGTGACGGCGCTGTCCCGCGAGGACTATAACTGCTTCCAAGCCGGAAGTGCCGAAGAGGCACGGGAGGTGCTGCTGAACAACCGGGTGGAACTCGCCCTGTTGGACATCATGATGCCTGGCACATCCGGGGTCGATTTGCTCAAGGAAATAAAGAAGATCAGCGCTGACACGGTCGTACTGATGGTAACCGCCATCAGCGACATGGAAACGGCCATGCGCTGCATTCATCTTGGCGCCGATGACTACATCCTGAAACCCTTCGACATCGAGCGGGTTCTGCTCACCATCAAAAACTCACTGGAAAAACAGCGACTGCTGATCGAGAACCGGGAGTACCAGGCAAACCTTGAGAAAAAGGTCCTGGAGCAGACGGGGCAAATCCGCTCGGCCATGGAGGAGCTCAACCTCACCTACGACCACACGCTCACAACGCTCGTGCGTGCGCTGGATGCCCGCGAAAAGGAAACCGGATCCCACTCGGAACGAGTCATGAACTACACGACTCTCCTCGCGGAAACCATAGGGATTCGTGCGGCAGAGGTGGCGATCATGGCCCGGGGCGCGCTCCTGCACGACATCGGCAAGATCGGTGTTTCCGACAACATACTGCTCAAGCCGACAAAGCTCGACGAGGCTGAATGGCGCCACATGAAACAGCACCCGCAGATGGGATATGACATCCTCTCCGGGATCAAGTTCCTCAAGGCTCCGGCGGAGGTGGTCTACGCCCATCACGAGCGCTACGACGGAACCGGTTACCCCAAGGGGCTACGGGGAAGCGAAATCCCGCTCGGTGCCCGGATATTCTCTCTGGTAGACACCCTTGACGCCATGACGTCGGACAGGCCCTACCGCAAAGCTCTGCCGTTTGCCGCAGTGCTGGCCGAAGTGGAGCGCTGCATCGGCAGCCAGTTCGATCCCTCGATTGCCGCGACGTTCCTGTCCATTCCAAAGGAAGAATGGGAAAAAGCGGGCAAGCGGCAGTTTCTGGACTAG
- a CDS encoding fructose 1,6-bisphosphatase, with the protein MSFSEPGKTKFQVDLRRHLRNQDISDNLVHLICEIAEASKYVINAVRTGDLGVAGTSNLYGEEQLALDVLSDRIIRKRLIHSGVVCNIASEEMDEIFQAQADADGLYSVAYDPLDGSSLVDVNLAVGTIVSIYEGCNLLQKGRNQVAAMYILYGPRVSLVYSVGKGVHEFTMNHLMEYTLSRENVTMKPDGDIYSPGGLRKKYLPETEKFVQHLEGKGSKLRYSGGFVPDINQVLMKGKGIFMYPALNGSPNGKLRVLFELNPMAYLIENAGGAATDGRTPILDIEPQSLDQRAPIFIGCSNDVATAMEFMGG; encoded by the coding sequence ATGTCGTTCAGCGAGCCGGGCAAGACGAAATTCCAGGTAGACCTACGCCGTCATCTGCGCAATCAGGATATCAGCGATAACCTCGTGCACCTGATCTGCGAGATTGCCGAGGCAAGCAAGTATGTGATCAACGCGGTACGCACCGGTGATCTCGGCGTGGCCGGTACTTCTAACCTCTACGGCGAGGAGCAACTGGCCCTGGATGTGCTTTCGGACCGGATCATCAGAAAACGGCTCATCCATTCGGGGGTTGTCTGCAACATTGCATCCGAGGAGATGGACGAGATCTTCCAGGCCCAGGCCGACGCCGACGGTCTCTACTCGGTGGCGTATGACCCCCTCGACGGCTCGTCGCTCGTTGATGTGAACCTTGCCGTGGGAACCATCGTGTCCATTTACGAAGGGTGCAACCTGCTCCAGAAGGGGCGCAACCAGGTGGCAGCCATGTACATACTCTACGGCCCCCGTGTGTCGCTGGTGTATTCCGTGGGCAAAGGCGTTCACGAGTTCACCATGAACCATCTCATGGAGTACACCCTGAGCCGGGAGAACGTCACCATGAAGCCGGACGGAGACATCTACTCCCCTGGCGGACTGCGCAAAAAATACCTGCCTGAAACGGAAAAATTCGTGCAGCACCTGGAAGGCAAGGGATCCAAGCTTCGCTATTCGGGCGGTTTTGTCCCCGACATCAACCAGGTGCTGATGAAGGGGAAGGGGATTTTCATGTACCCTGCCCTCAACGGTTCGCCCAACGGCAAACTGCGCGTACTGTTCGAGCTGAACCCCATGGCTTACCTTATCGAAAATGCGGGGGGGGCGGCCACTGACGGCAGGACCCCCATACTCGACATCGAGCCGCAATCTCTTGACCAGCGGGCTCCCATCTTCATCGGATGCTCCAATGACGTGGCCACGGCCATGGAGTTCATGGGCGGCTAA
- a CDS encoding competence protein ComEC: MRQHPFLIPLLGLMGGLCATHHFDLTLPYWLAWLCLAGSSALIFFRSAVPLAIAVGLTFFAWGASSLAPFLHPELLSTHIVRSAGRGAVIIEGIVDSRPDIRPGEGKFRLAAESVMADGSARPASGRLMVYVKEGMVPFLTGDRVRFRATVAEPFNYGIPGEYDYRRHLAYRDIHATAFVRHADDILLMRQAVAFPVQRFFDRSAAMLGDVIGRYSPREGGVLRALLLGERGFVSKELEEAYTRAGVNHILSISGFHVGIIALVIYRSLLMLLSRFERLALHLNLRRTALLATLPPVTFYLFLSGAAPATVRSVLMIAVVTVALWLERETDPANVLIMAALAMLAANPPSLFDISFQLSFLALWGLVVLTPVFIHPLRTLDNRAVKNVILLLAASAAATLATILPVGYAFHRASAAGIISNVFIVPLMGYGAVVAGFAALPLIAVAPAAAGPLITAASWLVALSNRIIDLLARIPPLPLHSVTRTDLLVSFLLLLGLTLLPGRRARMLTAGIAAVVLSTLHLPAVAGGDAMLVLTFLSVGQGESTLVSLPHGKTMLVDGGGALHGGGTDVGERLLVPALRSMGVESIDYLVLTHPHPDHLEGLIYLAAAMPVGEFWETGLPTESASLAELRDRLAQRGVPVKHLSAATSPFTVGGARVEPLWPPGNGTGTGGDNDDSLVFRLVHGDTSILFTGDIGAPAEGILANDPARLRCTVLKVPHHGSRYSSSPSFLDAASPHVALISAGRRNSFGLPAPETLGRLETRGIDVYRTDRDGTVQVICTGKTWDVGTFANGHFR, encoded by the coding sequence GTGCGTCAGCACCCCTTTCTCATTCCGCTGCTCGGCCTGATGGGGGGGCTTTGCGCCACGCACCATTTTGACCTGACGCTCCCTTACTGGCTTGCCTGGCTGTGCCTGGCAGGCTCATCGGCGCTCATTTTCTTCAGGAGCGCAGTTCCTCTGGCCATTGCTGTTGGGCTCACCTTTTTCGCCTGGGGAGCCTCGTCTCTTGCCCCTTTTCTCCACCCGGAGCTGTTGTCGACCCATATAGTCAGATCAGCCGGCCGCGGAGCGGTAATCATCGAAGGCATTGTCGATTCGCGGCCCGACATCCGCCCCGGTGAGGGGAAATTCCGTCTTGCCGCCGAATCCGTCATGGCTGACGGTTCGGCACGGCCCGCCAGCGGACGGCTCATGGTCTATGTGAAGGAAGGGATGGTACCATTTCTCACCGGTGATCGGGTTCGGTTCAGGGCCACGGTTGCGGAGCCCTTCAATTACGGCATTCCGGGCGAATACGACTATCGGCGTCATCTGGCGTATCGGGACATCCATGCCACGGCGTTTGTCAGGCATGCCGATGATATTCTGCTGATGCGACAGGCCGTGGCCTTTCCGGTGCAACGTTTTTTCGACCGATCGGCAGCCATGCTCGGCGATGTCATCGGCCGGTATTCCCCCCGCGAGGGAGGCGTACTCAGGGCACTCCTGCTGGGGGAGCGGGGATTCGTCTCCAAAGAGCTGGAAGAGGCCTACACGCGGGCCGGTGTGAATCATATCCTCTCGATCTCCGGCTTCCACGTGGGGATTATTGCTCTGGTCATCTACCGGTCCCTGCTCATGCTGCTCAGTCGCTTCGAGCGCCTCGCCCTGCATCTCAACCTGCGCCGGACAGCACTGCTGGCAACACTGCCTCCGGTCACCTTCTACCTGTTTCTCTCCGGTGCCGCCCCAGCCACGGTCCGCTCGGTGCTGATGATAGCCGTTGTCACCGTGGCTCTCTGGCTGGAACGCGAAACAGACCCGGCCAACGTATTGATCATGGCGGCCCTGGCGATGCTCGCTGCCAATCCCCCGTCGCTGTTCGATATTTCCTTCCAGTTGTCGTTTCTCGCCCTGTGGGGACTTGTAGTCCTGACGCCCGTTTTCATTCATCCGTTGCGCACGCTGGATAACAGAGCCGTAAAGAACGTCATCCTCCTGCTGGCCGCTTCGGCTGCGGCGACCCTCGCAACGATCCTTCCCGTGGGATATGCCTTTCATCGGGCTTCTGCGGCGGGAATTATCAGCAACGTTTTCATCGTCCCGCTGATGGGGTACGGAGCGGTGGTGGCCGGATTCGCCGCGCTGCCGCTCATTGCGGTTGCCCCGGCTGCGGCCGGACCGCTCATTACGGCGGCGTCCTGGCTCGTAGCGCTTTCCAACCGGATCATAGATCTTCTGGCACGGATTCCCCCGCTCCCCCTTCACAGCGTCACCAGGACTGATCTGCTCGTGTCATTCCTCCTGCTGCTGGGATTGACTCTGCTGCCCGGCCGGCGGGCGCGGATGCTGACCGCAGGAATCGCCGCCGTGGTGCTTTCAACCCTTCATTTGCCTGCCGTGGCGGGAGGCGATGCCATGCTTGTGCTTACCTTTCTGAGCGTGGGGCAGGGGGAGTCGACGCTCGTTTCGCTTCCCCACGGCAAGACCATGCTGGTGGACGGGGGCGGAGCCCTTCATGGAGGCGGCACCGATGTGGGGGAACGGCTCCTTGTCCCTGCTCTCCGGAGCATGGGGGTGGAGTCCATCGATTACCTTGTCCTGACCCACCCTCACCCCGACCACCTGGAAGGCCTCATCTATCTGGCAGCGGCAATGCCTGTGGGCGAGTTCTGGGAAACGGGGCTGCCGACGGAAAGTGCGTCCCTGGCAGAGTTGCGGGATCGACTGGCCCAACGGGGAGTTCCCGTCAAGCACCTGTCCGCCGCAACATCGCCGTTCACCGTGGGTGGAGCTCGGGTCGAGCCGCTCTGGCCGCCCGGGAACGGAACGGGGACGGGGGGCGACAACGATGATTCGCTGGTCTTCAGACTCGTCCATGGCGACACATCCATCCTGTTTACCGGCGACATCGGCGCACCGGCCGAAGGCATCCTGGCGAACGATCCGGCGCGTCTGCGCTGCACGGTGCTGAAGGTGCCGCACCATGGAAGCCGTTATTCGTCATCACCTTCCTTTCTCGACGCAGCATCGCCTCACGTGGCCCTGATTTCCGCCGGGCGCAGGAACAGCTTCGGCCTGCCGGCTCCGGAAACGCTCGGCCGCCTGGAGACACGCGGGATCGATGTCTATCGCACTGACCGGGATGGGACGGTGCAGGTTATCTGCACCGGGAAAACGTGGGACGTGGGTACCTTCGCGAACGGGCATTTTCGTTGA
- a CDS encoding diguanylate cyclase gives MSPPLRVLIIEDSEDDYFLLVRALKREFDIVTERVDSEESLRANLHDKRWDIALSDYFMPQFDALAALTLIQDMNLDIPFIIVSGKIGEFEAVKAMKAGAHDYIMKGDYTRLIPAIRRELREAVIREEQRRTDHELREQLHFRQALIDAIPAPIYFMDTSGIFLGCNKAFETFSGHTQDEIIGKTIYSLMPPSLAKHTDSADKELFEHGGIQIYESAISFADGALHDVIFYKATFTTTEKKIGGLVGTILDITERKQTEERLRYMSTHDPLTGLYNRAYFQEEMERLEQGRQFPVSVVVFDVDRLKFVNDSQGHAAGDELLIRAALVLKGAFRAEDVVARIGGDEFAVLLPSADADVVQEALRRVVGKIEQGQTENHPVALSISFGAATASKGDRLEETLRLADHRMYENKFKKSCMLPA, from the coding sequence TTGTCACCTCCACTTCGCGTACTCATCATTGAAGACTCGGAAGACGATTATTTCTTGCTCGTGAGGGCTCTCAAGCGCGAGTTTGATATCGTCACCGAGCGGGTTGATTCGGAAGAGTCGCTCCGCGCCAATCTTCACGACAAAAGATGGGACATTGCGCTGTCGGATTATTTCATGCCCCAGTTCGATGCCTTGGCAGCCTTGACCCTTATTCAGGACATGAACCTGGATATCCCCTTTATCATCGTCTCGGGCAAAATCGGCGAATTTGAAGCGGTCAAAGCAATGAAAGCGGGCGCCCACGACTACATCATGAAGGGCGATTACACCCGCCTGATTCCCGCTATCCGCCGGGAACTCCGCGAAGCCGTGATCCGGGAGGAACAACGTCGGACCGACCACGAACTCCGCGAACAGCTCCACTTCCGGCAGGCACTCATCGACGCCATTCCCGCTCCGATCTATTTCATGGATACCTCGGGAATTTTTCTTGGCTGCAACAAGGCGTTCGAGACATTTTCAGGGCACACTCAGGACGAAATCATCGGGAAGACAATCTATAGCCTGATGCCGCCCTCACTTGCAAAGCACACTGACAGTGCGGACAAGGAACTGTTCGAGCACGGCGGCATCCAGATCTACGAGAGCGCCATTTCCTTTGCCGACGGCGCGCTCCATGACGTGATCTTCTATAAGGCCACGTTCACCACAACTGAAAAAAAAATCGGCGGTCTCGTTGGAACCATCCTCGATATCACCGAAAGGAAGCAGACCGAGGAGAGGCTGCGGTACATGAGTACCCACGACCCGCTGACGGGGCTCTACAACCGGGCCTATTTTCAGGAAGAGATGGAGCGGCTCGAGCAGGGGCGGCAGTTCCCGGTCAGCGTGGTCGTATTCGACGTGGATCGTCTGAAATTCGTCAACGACAGCCAGGGACACGCTGCAGGGGATGAATTGCTGATTCGGGCCGCCTTGGTGCTCAAAGGCGCCTTCCGTGCCGAGGATGTGGTGGCAAGGATAGGAGGAGATGAATTCGCCGTTCTCCTCCCCTCCGCAGACGCCGATGTAGTGCAGGAAGCGCTGCGGAGAGTGGTCGGCAAAATAGAGCAGGGCCAGACAGAGAACCATCCTGTCGCCCTCAGTATCTCATTCGGCGCTGCAACGGCCAGCAAGGGAGACCGCCTCGAAGAAACGCTCAGGCTTGCCGACCACAGGATGTATGAAAACAAGTTCAAAAAAAGCTGCATGCTGCCTGCATGA